A window of Solanum stenotomum isolate F172 chromosome 3, ASM1918654v1, whole genome shotgun sequence contains these coding sequences:
- the LOC125859446 gene encoding linamarin synthase 1-like isoform X2: MDKTPHAVCVPFPVQGHVMPFMKLAKILHSRGFYVTFVNTEYNHRRLIQSQGPDFEKSFQDFKFETIPEGLPPSDRNATQDPVLLCDSIRKNCLTPFRDLLSKLISSPVIPPISCIISDGMMSFAIKAAQEFGILDVQLWTASACGYMGYLQFDELRRRGIIPFKDDSFMEDGTLDTIVDGIPGMSNIRLKDLPSFIRTTDPDDILLNYLGDEAQNSLKSCAMIINTFTELEREVLEAIEARFPNIYVTGPLSLMEKTIPESKLSSFSPSLWKEEFQCLEWLDKQEQSSVIYVNYGCMTLMSDHHLKEFAWGLANSKHPFLWIVRPDIVMGDSAVLPDEFLEEIKDRGLLASWCPQNKVLSHPSIGFFLTHCGWNSMIESIGSGVPLICWPFFAEQQTNCRYACAEWGIGVEVNQDVKRKEIEAIIKDMLEGEKGKELKGKALEWKKKAAEAIDIGGPSWKHFDTFLEKLLLNRE, from the exons ATGGACAAGACGCCTCATGCAGTGTGTGTACCATTTCCTGTACAAGGTCATGTAATGCCATTCATGAAATTAGCCAAAATTTTGCACTCAAGAGGTTTCTATGTAACATTTGTCAACACTGAATATAACCATAGACGTCTAATCCAATCCCAAGGCCCTGACTTTGAGAAAAGCTTCCaggatttcaaatttgaaactaTCCCGGAAGGATTGCCACCATCAGATCGCAATGCAACTCAAGATCCTGTTTTGTTATGTGACTCGATAAGGAAGAACTGCTTGACTCCTTTTCGGGATTTACTATCGAAGCTTATTTCATCACCGGTCATTCCACCAATTTCTTGTATAATATCAGATGGGATGATGAGCTTTGCCATTAAGGCAGCACAAGAATTTGGCATCCTTGATGTCCAACTTTGGACAGCCTCAGCTTGTGGTTATATGGGATACCTTCAATTTGATGAACTAAGAAGAAGAGGGATTATCCCGTTTAAAG ATGACAGTTTCATGGAGGATGGTACACTGGATACAATTGTCGATGGGATTCCAGGAATGAGCAACATTAGGTTGAAGGACTTGCCAAGCTTTATCAGGACTACTGATCCAGATGATATTCTGTTAAACTATTTAGGCGATGAAGCACAAAATAGCTTGAAATcttgtgcaatgatcatcaacACATTCACTGAATTGGAACGCGAAGTCCTAGAAGCAATTGAGGCTAGATTCCCAAATATTTATGTTACAGGTCCACTTTCATTGATGGAAAAAACTATCCCAGAAAGCAAATTGAGCTCATTTAGTCCAAGTTTATGGAAAGAAGAATTTCAATGTCTTGAATGGTTAGATAAACAGGAACAAAGTTCAGTAATTTATGTGAATTATGGATGTATGACTTTAATGTCAGACCATCACCTGAAAGAATTTGCGTGGGGACTTGCCAATAGCAAGCACCCATTCTTGTGGATCGTTAGGCCCGACATAGTGATGGGGGATTCAGCCGTGTTGCctgatgagtttcttgaagaGATTAAAGACAGGGGATTATTAGCAAGCTGGTGCCCACAAAATAAAGTTCTTTCCCATCCATCTATTGGCTTTTTTCTAACACATTGTGGATGGAACTCTATGATTGAAAGCATAGGTTCAGGGGTTCCTCTAATTTGCTGGCCATTCTTTGCTGAGCAACAAACAAATTGTCGATATGCTTGTGCAGAGTGGGGAATAGGTGTTGAAGTCAATCAAGATGTCAAGCGCAAAGAAATTGAAGCAATTATTAAGGATATGTTGGAAGGTGAAAAAGGTAAGGAGTTGAAAGGCAAGGCGTTGGAGTGGAAGAAGAAAGCAGCAGAAGCAATTGATATTGGAGGGCCTTCATGgaaacattttgatacattcttGGAAAAACTTCTTCTTAACAGGGAATAG